In Nocardioides sp. InS609-2, a single genomic region encodes these proteins:
- a CDS encoding MFS transporter, which produces MPGFRSLASNRDFTVLWIGETISQLGSRVSIFVFPLIAYALSGSVLVAAWVEAAHLFGTAVVLLPAGALADRLNRRILMLVASGSGAVLYTSLVVAGVLGHLTIPHLAVVGLLTGASAGVFGPAQMSAIRSVVTTDDLPTALSQNQARRHVASLLGGPLGGALFSLTRWLPFAFDAITFAISCLTLSRIRTDLSAPPRTARTRVLSDIGEGIGFVLARPFFRVLMSWASLVNLVTNALMFVVLLRMIQAGFHPAHIGLVETAAGIGGILGALAAPYVIDRMPTGRLTVLVAWGLALPLVPMIWWATPLAVGACSFFFLFLNPIGNAGIGAYRLSQTPDQLQGRVAASAQFLAVAIMPLAPILGAGLLNRFGGEWAVAILLVATLLLAAYLTASRSVRSVPRPGEWRDRSLAT; this is translated from the coding sequence GTGCCCGGGTTCCGCAGTCTCGCCAGCAACCGGGACTTCACCGTCTTGTGGATCGGCGAGACGATCAGCCAGCTCGGCAGTCGCGTCTCCATCTTCGTCTTCCCGCTGATTGCCTACGCGCTGTCGGGATCGGTTCTCGTCGCGGCCTGGGTCGAGGCCGCCCACCTGTTCGGCACAGCAGTCGTGCTGTTGCCCGCCGGCGCGCTGGCCGACCGGCTCAACCGGCGCATCCTGATGCTGGTCGCGAGCGGTTCGGGTGCGGTTCTCTACACCTCCCTGGTCGTCGCCGGCGTGCTCGGCCACCTCACGATCCCCCACCTGGCGGTGGTCGGTCTGCTGACCGGGGCATCCGCCGGTGTGTTCGGGCCGGCTCAGATGTCCGCGATCCGCTCGGTCGTCACCACCGACGACCTGCCCACCGCGCTCAGCCAGAACCAGGCCAGACGACACGTGGCCTCGCTGCTCGGCGGGCCGCTCGGCGGCGCGCTCTTCTCGCTGACCCGGTGGCTGCCGTTCGCGTTCGACGCGATCACCTTCGCGATCTCCTGCCTGACGCTGAGCCGCATCCGCACCGACCTGTCGGCTCCCCCGCGAACTGCCCGCACCAGGGTCCTCTCCGACATCGGCGAGGGCATCGGCTTCGTCCTGGCCCGGCCGTTCTTCCGGGTGCTGATGTCGTGGGCATCGCTGGTCAACCTGGTCACCAACGCGCTGATGTTCGTGGTGCTCCTGCGGATGATCCAGGCGGGTTTCCACCCCGCCCACATCGGCCTGGTCGAGACCGCGGCCGGCATCGGCGGCATCCTCGGCGCCCTCGCTGCGCCGTACGTCATCGACCGGATGCCCACCGGCCGGCTGACGGTGCTCGTGGCCTGGGGTCTCGCGCTGCCGCTCGTGCCGATGATCTGGTGGGCGACGCCGCTGGCCGTCGGCGCCTGCTCGTTCTTCTTCCTGTTCCTCAACCCGATCGGCAATGCCGGCATCGGCGCCTACCGGCTCTCCCAGACGCCGGACCAGCTGCAGGGCCGGGTTGCCGCCAGCGCGCAGTTCCTCGCGGTCGCGATCATGCCGCTGGCGCCGATCCTGGGCGCCGGGTTGCTGAACCGCTTCGGCGGCGAGTGGGCGGTCGCGATCCTGCTGGTCGCCACGCTGCTGCTGGCGGCCTACCTCACGGCCAGCAGGTCGGTCCGCTCCGTCCCGCGCCCGGGCGAGTGGCGCGACCGCTCGCTGGCGACCTGA
- a CDS encoding alpha/beta hydrolase — protein sequence MRLSRRTLLASVGVTALVSGCGGDDVTGVEKITYGDDASQFGELTRPSGTSRGVVVVIHGGFWKAAYDLDLGRPLAADLVQRGWTTWNIEYRRVGSGGGFPATFDDVHTAIEKLADVDVDTGRVVTLGHSAGGHLATWAAARGRFDEWQTTVPVTEVISQAGVLDLTSAFVQNLGDGAVGALMDGPPGPDYDLGDPTRQIPLDVPVWCVHGRSDTVVPPDQSVKYVEQARAAGATAEDVSVDGDHFVVINPNSPAWSRTVEILDQIG from the coding sequence GTGCGCCTGTCCCGCCGGACCTTGCTCGCCTCGGTGGGCGTCACCGCGCTCGTCTCGGGTTGCGGCGGCGATGACGTGACGGGCGTCGAGAAGATCACGTACGGCGACGACGCGTCGCAGTTCGGTGAGCTGACCCGTCCCTCGGGCACCTCGCGCGGTGTCGTGGTCGTCATCCACGGCGGGTTCTGGAAGGCGGCGTACGACCTCGACCTGGGCCGGCCGCTGGCGGCCGACCTGGTCCAGCGCGGCTGGACCACCTGGAACATCGAGTACCGCAGGGTCGGCAGCGGCGGCGGGTTCCCGGCCACCTTCGACGACGTGCACACAGCGATCGAGAAGCTGGCCGACGTCGACGTCGACACCGGCCGGGTCGTCACCCTCGGGCACTCGGCCGGCGGCCACCTGGCCACCTGGGCCGCGGCGCGCGGCCGGTTCGACGAGTGGCAGACGACGGTCCCGGTCACCGAGGTCATCTCGCAGGCCGGTGTCCTCGACCTCACGAGCGCCTTCGTCCAGAACCTCGGCGACGGCGCGGTCGGTGCGCTCATGGACGGCCCGCCCGGACCCGACTACGACCTGGGCGACCCCACCCGGCAGATCCCCCTCGACGTACCCGTCTGGTGCGTGCACGGCCGCTCCGACACCGTCGTGCCGCCCGACCAGTCGGTGAAGTACGTCGAGCAGGCCCGCGCGGCCGGGGCGACCGCCGAAGACGTGTCGGTCGACGGCGACCACTTCGTCGTCATCAACCCGAATTCGCCCGCCTGGTCGCGGACCGTGGAGATCCTCGACCAGATCGGGTGA
- the purL gene encoding phosphoribosylformylglycinamidine synthase subunit PurL has translation MPETSVPHQSSLDTVTAAAADPDREQPWADLGLKADEYSTIRAILGRRPTSSELAMYSVMWSEHCSYKSSKVHLKQFSEIPQETPVGKMLAGIGENAGVIDIGQGYAVTFKVESHNHPSYVEPYQGAATGVGGIVRDILAMGARPVAVMDPLRFGPLDADDTHRVLPGIVAGVGGYGNMLGLPNIGGEAVFDESYLGNPLVNALCVGVLRHEDLHLAKASGAGNLVIMYGSRTGGDGIGGASILASIEFEEDGPAKRPSVQVGDPFMEKLLIECTLELFASGIVRGIQDFGAAGISCATSELASAGDGGMHVELDLVPLRDSTLAPEEILMSESQERMMAVIAPEDEPRFMAICAKWDVEAATIGVVTGDGRLVIDWHGETIVDVDPKTVAHEGPVYNRPFARPSWQDALQADGAEMLARPSTGDELRETLLRLVASPNLCDKSWITDQFDRYVRGNTVLAQPSDSGMIRVDEDTNLGVAVSTDCNGRFAKLDPYAGAQLALAESYRNVATGGARPLAISDCLNFGSPEDPDVMWQFAEACRGLKDACLELGIPVTGGNVSLYNQTGETPILPTPVVAVLGVIDDVTRRTPSAWAAEGERIFLLGQSREELSGSEWAHVVHRHLGGLPPAVDLSAERSLAELLAEGVGLLTSAHDISDGGLAQTLVEAALRHDIGASVALPGDAFVDMFGESTARVVVTVSDADADALVDLAKRHGVPLTPLGRTGGTDLSIEDQFTVPLADVREAWTATLPAALG, from the coding sequence GTGCCTGAGACGTCCGTGCCGCACCAGTCCAGCCTCGACACCGTCACCGCCGCAGCAGCCGACCCCGATCGCGAGCAGCCCTGGGCCGACCTGGGGCTGAAGGCCGACGAGTACTCCACGATCCGCGCGATCCTCGGGCGGCGCCCGACCAGCAGCGAGCTGGCGATGTACTCGGTGATGTGGAGCGAGCACTGCTCCTACAAGTCGAGCAAGGTGCACCTCAAGCAGTTCAGCGAGATCCCGCAGGAGACGCCTGTCGGCAAGATGCTCGCGGGCATCGGCGAGAACGCCGGGGTCATCGACATCGGCCAGGGCTACGCCGTCACGTTCAAGGTCGAGAGCCACAACCACCCGTCGTACGTCGAGCCCTACCAGGGCGCGGCGACCGGCGTCGGCGGCATCGTCCGCGACATCCTCGCCATGGGCGCCCGTCCCGTCGCCGTGATGGACCCGCTCCGCTTCGGCCCGCTCGACGCCGACGACACCCACCGGGTGCTGCCCGGGATCGTCGCGGGCGTGGGTGGCTACGGCAACATGCTCGGCCTGCCCAACATCGGCGGGGAGGCCGTCTTCGACGAGTCCTACCTCGGCAACCCACTCGTCAACGCCCTGTGCGTTGGGGTGCTCCGCCACGAGGACCTCCACCTCGCGAAAGCCTCGGGTGCGGGAAACCTTGTGATCATGTACGGCTCTCGCACCGGCGGCGACGGCATCGGAGGCGCTTCGATCCTCGCGTCCATCGAATTCGAGGAAGATGGCCCGGCCAAGCGGCCCAGCGTCCAGGTCGGCGACCCGTTCATGGAGAAGCTGCTCATCGAGTGCACCCTCGAGCTCTTCGCCTCCGGCATCGTCCGCGGCATCCAGGACTTCGGCGCCGCCGGCATCTCCTGTGCCACCTCCGAGCTGGCAAGTGCCGGGGACGGCGGCATGCACGTCGAGCTCGATCTGGTGCCGCTGCGCGACTCCACCCTGGCGCCCGAAGAGATCCTGATGAGCGAGTCCCAGGAGCGGATGATGGCCGTCATCGCTCCGGAGGACGAGCCGAGGTTCATGGCTATCTGCGCCAAGTGGGACGTCGAGGCAGCGACCATCGGCGTGGTCACCGGCGACGGCAGGCTCGTGATCGACTGGCACGGCGAGACGATCGTCGACGTCGACCCCAAGACCGTCGCGCATGAGGGCCCTGTCTACAACCGTCCGTTCGCCCGCCCGTCGTGGCAGGACGCGCTCCAGGCCGACGGTGCCGAGATGCTGGCCCGACCCTCGACCGGGGACGAACTGCGCGAGACCCTGCTCCGCCTCGTCGCCAGCCCCAACCTGTGCGACAAGTCCTGGATCACCGACCAGTTCGACCGCTATGTCCGAGGCAACACCGTGCTCGCCCAGCCGTCCGACAGCGGCATGATCCGCGTCGACGAGGACACCAACCTCGGGGTCGCGGTCTCGACGGACTGCAACGGCCGCTTCGCGAAGCTCGACCCGTACGCCGGCGCGCAGCTGGCGCTCGCCGAGTCCTACCGCAACGTCGCCACCGGGGGAGCGCGGCCGCTCGCGATCTCCGACTGCCTCAACTTCGGCTCGCCCGAGGACCCCGACGTCATGTGGCAGTTCGCCGAGGCCTGCCGCGGTCTCAAGGACGCCTGCCTCGAGCTCGGCATCCCGGTCACCGGCGGCAACGTCAGCCTCTACAACCAGACCGGCGAGACGCCGATCCTCCCCACCCCGGTGGTGGCCGTCCTCGGCGTGATCGACGACGTCACGCGGCGTACGCCGTCGGCCTGGGCTGCCGAGGGCGAGCGCATCTTCCTGCTGGGTCAGAGCCGCGAAGAGCTGTCGGGCTCCGAGTGGGCGCACGTGGTGCACCGCCACCTCGGCGGTCTCCCGCCGGCCGTCGACCTGTCCGCCGAACGGTCGCTGGCCGAGCTGCTGGCCGAGGGAGTCGGTCTGCTCACCAGCGCCCACGACATCTCCGACGGCGGCTTGGCGCAGACGCTGGTCGAGGCCGCGCTGCGTCACGACATCGGCGCGTCGGTGGCACTGCCCGGAGACGCGTTCGTCGACATGTTCGGCGAGTCCACGGCCCGAGTGGTCGTCACGGTGTCCGACGCCGACGCCGACGCGCTCGTCGACCTGGCCAAGCGCCACGGCGTACCCCTCACCCCCCTCGGCCGCACCGGTGGCACCGACCTGTCCATCGAGGACCAGTTCACCGTCCCGCTGGCCGACGTGCGCGAGGCCTGGACCGCCACGCTGCCCGCCGCGCTCGGCTGA
- a CDS encoding TetR/AcrR family transcriptional regulator, with translation MRSDAKRNYDRIVDVARQVFREQGYDASLDLVAKRAGVGAGTLYRHFPTRDALLDAIMQSWVDRVEVAAEKAVAHEGSPRDVLLTWFDEYVVLISLHKGGPAKITSAMGDPDSPIRTKCEVLRGAGERVISRLQDEGALREGVDSLKVARLVGGIAAVADQAELDRSAVRPMLEVVADGLLR, from the coding sequence GTGCGTTCCGACGCGAAGCGCAACTACGACCGCATCGTCGACGTTGCTCGTCAGGTCTTCCGCGAGCAGGGGTACGACGCCTCGCTCGACCTCGTCGCCAAGCGCGCGGGAGTCGGCGCCGGCACCCTCTACCGCCACTTCCCGACCCGCGATGCCCTGCTCGATGCGATCATGCAGAGTTGGGTCGACCGGGTGGAGGTGGCGGCCGAGAAGGCCGTCGCCCACGAGGGGTCGCCGCGCGACGTACTGCTGACGTGGTTCGACGAGTACGTCGTACTGATCAGCCTGCACAAGGGTGGGCCGGCCAAGATCACCTCGGCGATGGGCGACCCGGACTCCCCGATCCGCACCAAGTGCGAGGTGCTGCGCGGCGCCGGTGAGCGCGTGATCAGCCGCCTGCAGGACGAGGGCGCGCTGCGCGAGGGAGTCGACTCCCTGAAGGTGGCGCGGCTCGTGGGCGGCATCGCCGCGGTCGCCGACCAGGCCGAGCTCGACCGCTCCGCCGTACGCCCGATGCTCGAGGTCGTCGCCGACGGTCTCCTCCGCTGA
- a CDS encoding MFS transporter, whose protein sequence is MSTDTVTTSDRATRAATLHSSTELPTELPDNAGRAAAGIAIVLVAQLMLILDATVVNVALPHIAADLSFGPASLSWVLNAYTLAFGGLLLLGGRLGDVFGRRRMFEAGIAIFTAASFMGGLAQSADMLVMSRAAQGVGAALAAPGVLALLTTSAPDEAARNRALALFGAVSSGGMSLGLLLGGFLTDVGSWRWTLIINVPIGLAVLLLTRRFLDETARRPGRFDLVGAGTATLGAVAIVWSLIGAPEQGWTSARTILGLAVGAAALAVLAVTERRVPHPMLRPELLRSRPRVGALAVMALVVGGQLSMFFLAVQLIEGELGFGPMATGLAFLPLTLGIFGMSRVTPRLLGRLGATPMIVTGTLGLAASFAWLSTVAAGDGYIDGVFGPMLLNGLSAGLVFMPLTATALGGVEPEHAGSASGLLQTFQQLGGAIGLAVVVSVYAAGSVPGQFLPGAQGAFLTSATFAVLALVATLTLIRGRRAGSA, encoded by the coding sequence ATGTCCACCGACACAGTCACCACCTCCGACCGCGCCACCCGTGCGGCCACCCTCCACTCCTCCACCGAGCTCCCCACCGAGCTCCCCGACAACGCCGGCCGGGCTGCCGCCGGCATCGCCATCGTGCTGGTCGCCCAGCTGATGCTGATCCTCGACGCCACGGTCGTGAATGTCGCACTGCCGCACATCGCGGCCGACCTGTCCTTCGGGCCGGCGTCGTTGTCCTGGGTGCTCAACGCCTACACGCTGGCCTTCGGCGGCCTGCTGCTCCTCGGCGGCCGGCTCGGCGACGTCTTCGGCCGGCGCCGGATGTTCGAGGCCGGCATCGCCATCTTCACCGCCGCCTCGTTCATGGGCGGCCTCGCCCAGTCCGCCGACATGCTCGTCATGAGCCGGGCGGCCCAGGGGGTCGGCGCCGCACTGGCCGCGCCCGGTGTGCTCGCCCTGCTCACCACCAGCGCGCCCGACGAGGCGGCCCGCAACCGCGCACTGGCTCTCTTCGGCGCCGTCTCCTCCGGAGGCATGTCCCTCGGCCTCCTCCTCGGCGGGTTCCTCACCGACGTCGGCTCGTGGCGCTGGACCCTCATCATCAACGTGCCGATCGGGCTGGCCGTGCTGCTCCTGACGCGACGGTTCCTCGACGAGACCGCCCGTCGTCCGGGTCGCTTCGACCTGGTGGGCGCCGGTACGGCGACGCTCGGCGCGGTCGCGATCGTCTGGTCGCTCATCGGCGCGCCGGAGCAGGGCTGGACCTCCGCGCGCACGATCCTCGGGCTGGCGGTCGGCGCGGCCGCACTCGCCGTACTGGCCGTGACCGAACGACGGGTTCCGCACCCGATGCTGCGCCCCGAGCTGCTCCGCAGCCGGCCGCGGGTCGGCGCACTCGCCGTCATGGCCCTGGTCGTCGGCGGCCAGCTGTCGATGTTCTTCCTCGCGGTACAGCTCATCGAGGGTGAGCTGGGCTTCGGTCCGATGGCGACCGGCCTGGCCTTCCTGCCGCTGACCCTGGGCATCTTCGGGATGTCACGGGTGACCCCCAGGCTGCTGGGGCGCCTCGGAGCCACGCCGATGATCGTCACGGGGACGCTCGGACTGGCCGCCAGCTTTGCCTGGCTCAGCACCGTCGCCGCGGGCGACGGCTACATCGACGGTGTCTTCGGGCCGATGCTGCTCAACGGGCTCTCGGCCGGCCTGGTCTTCATGCCGCTCACCGCCACGGCGCTCGGTGGCGTCGAGCCGGAGCACGCCGGGTCGGCCTCCGGCCTGCTGCAGACGTTCCAGCAGCTCGGTGGCGCGATCGGCCTCGCCGTGGTGGTCTCCGTGTACGCCGCGGGGTCGGTGCCCGGTCAGTTCCTGCCGGGCGCCCAGGGGGCGTTCCTCACCTCCGCGACCTTCGCCGTCCTGGCCCTGGTGGCGACGCTCACGCTCATCCGCGGCCGTCGCGCCGGGTCCGCGTGA
- a CDS encoding glycoside hydrolase domain-containing protein, which translates to MRFHARLFSVVAPLAGLVLTAGLLAVTSTPAQSENIKSQAARRANVVTPGDFTGYGFDQCLAPDQAKMDIWLQHSPFLAAGIYISGDSRACRDQPNLSPTWISTQLANGWRLLPIALGPQASCQPRFPRYKDDFKINPSPGASGTYSIAQGQGSTEADKNIDDALVLGIAPGSTIWYDLEGFDLTDTQCRESALRFIHGWTTRVTARGFVAGMYSSAGSGIKMIDDARAERPGQFTLPSRIWIARWDGIANTSTSYIREDGWRPGGRMKQYLGGHNETWGGATINIDSNFLDLGRGSVADPESWCGGLKTSFWSYPRLTTKKAKVNRVKVLQCMLAARSLYDGKVNGRYNKRTRNGIAQWQAARGRKAAKAFTRSHWVSLLAEGSAPVLKVGSAGADVFRLQRALNATGRGKLAGTGVYDQKTESAVRAYQKARRLSVTGTTTPEVWAALAAGRR; encoded by the coding sequence ATGCGCTTTCACGCCCGCCTGTTCTCCGTCGTTGCGCCCCTCGCCGGGCTGGTCCTGACCGCCGGCCTGCTGGCCGTCACCTCGACGCCGGCCCAGTCCGAGAACATCAAGTCCCAGGCCGCTCGCCGGGCCAACGTCGTCACCCCGGGTGACTTCACCGGCTACGGCTTCGACCAGTGTCTGGCGCCGGACCAGGCCAAGATGGACATCTGGCTGCAGCACTCGCCCTTCCTCGCGGCCGGGATCTACATCTCCGGTGACTCACGGGCCTGCCGGGACCAGCCGAACCTCAGCCCCACCTGGATCTCCACCCAGCTGGCCAACGGCTGGCGGCTGCTCCCGATCGCACTCGGTCCGCAGGCGTCGTGCCAGCCCCGGTTCCCGCGCTACAAGGACGACTTCAAGATCAACCCGAGCCCGGGCGCGAGCGGCACCTACTCCATCGCGCAGGGGCAGGGCTCGACCGAGGCCGACAAGAACATCGACGACGCCCTCGTGCTCGGCATCGCCCCGGGCAGCACGATCTGGTACGACCTCGAGGGCTTCGACCTCACCGACACGCAGTGCCGCGAGTCCGCGCTGCGCTTCATCCACGGCTGGACCACGCGCGTGACAGCGCGCGGCTTCGTGGCCGGCATGTATTCCAGCGCCGGCTCCGGCATCAAGATGATCGACGACGCCCGCGCGGAGCGACCCGGCCAGTTCACTCTGCCGTCGCGCATCTGGATCGCGCGCTGGGACGGCATCGCCAACACGTCCACGTCGTACATCCGCGAGGACGGCTGGCGGCCCGGCGGCCGGATGAAGCAGTACCTCGGCGGCCACAACGAGACGTGGGGCGGCGCCACGATCAACATCGACAGCAACTTCCTCGATCTCGGTCGCGGCTCCGTCGCCGACCCGGAGAGCTGGTGCGGTGGCCTCAAGACCAGCTTCTGGAGCTATCCGCGCCTGACTACCAAGAAGGCCAAGGTCAATCGCGTCAAGGTGCTCCAGTGCATGCTCGCCGCACGCAGCCTGTACGACGGCAAGGTCAACGGCCGCTACAACAAGCGCACCCGCAACGGCATCGCGCAGTGGCAGGCCGCTCGCGGCCGGAAGGCCGCCAAGGCGTTCACTCGCAGCCACTGGGTGTCACTGCTCGCGGAGGGCTCGGCGCCCGTGCTCAAGGTGGGCTCGGCCGGCGCCGACGTCTTCCGTCTCCAGCGCGCGCTCAACGCCACCGGGCGCGGCAAGCTCGCCGGCACCGGCGTCTACGACCAGAAGACGGAGTCGGCGGTGCGGGCGTACCAGAAGGCACGCCGCCTGTCGGTGACGGGTACGACGACCCCCGAGGTGTGGGCGGCCCTGGCTGCCGGTCGGAGGTAG
- a CDS encoding TetR family transcriptional regulator, which produces MRPDRRQVIARAALHVLATAGARGLTHRAVDAAVGLPTGSTSYYFRSRLALLKACVTELVDQDHADLDVMHPLATSRDEAMLAKALGDVLYRWLSTDRQRHLARYELSMEAVRRPDLARVLHHGGVAIRERIAGVLAGLGASDPVEQAYWLVACIDGILFDRIAGANAGAVVDRAEIDRISRRLASVAVR; this is translated from the coding sequence ATGAGGCCGGACCGTAGACAGGTGATCGCCCGTGCGGCGCTGCACGTGCTCGCGACCGCAGGCGCACGCGGGCTCACCCACCGTGCGGTTGATGCGGCAGTGGGCCTGCCGACGGGGTCGACGTCGTACTACTTCCGATCGCGCCTGGCGCTGCTGAAGGCGTGTGTCACCGAGCTCGTCGACCAGGACCACGCCGACCTCGATGTCATGCATCCGCTCGCGACCTCGCGCGACGAGGCGATGCTCGCGAAGGCGCTCGGCGACGTCCTGTACAGGTGGCTGAGCACGGATCGACAGCGCCACCTGGCCCGCTACGAGCTGTCGATGGAGGCGGTACGCCGACCCGATCTCGCCCGTGTGCTGCACCATGGCGGCGTCGCCATCCGCGAACGGATCGCGGGCGTGCTAGCTGGTCTCGGGGCCAGCGATCCTGTCGAGCAGGCGTACTGGCTGGTCGCGTGCATCGACGGGATCCTGTTCGACCGCATCGCCGGAGCCAATGCCGGCGCTGTGGTCGATCGCGCCGAGATCGATCGGATCTCCCGACGACTCGCCAGCGTGGCCGTCCGCTGA
- a CDS encoding FAD-dependent monooxygenase, protein MTAQDRRTATVVGAGIGGLASALALKRLGWEVAVHERAPRLDHGGAGLVLAPNAVWALRSLDLADAVGARATALEGSGLRRPDGTWISRVDAEAVAHRTGAPALGVLRSDLVDGLAGALGRELIELGSEITDVSELATNLVVGADGIGSHVRRSMWPDHPPPRYAGYAAWRALVPHPDPASYVASETWGRGQRFGVVPVGRDQAYLYATASCAEDADHGNSVDELRRRFGRWHAPIPTLLDALDGATVLHHDVYDLHPSLTDLHHSPEQGSTEVVLVGDAAHAMEPNLGQGAGTALEDAVVLAHCLGENADIATAVIRYSRARVPRVAALSRLARRMGRVAQLEQPILVSARDALIALTPDRLARNAAAGAAGWRPPRPTSQEHR, encoded by the coding sequence GTGACCGCACAGGACCGTAGGACCGCCACCGTCGTGGGAGCAGGGATAGGCGGGCTCGCCAGCGCCCTGGCCCTGAAACGGCTCGGATGGGAGGTCGCCGTCCATGAGCGAGCACCACGCCTGGACCACGGTGGCGCCGGGCTGGTGCTCGCGCCCAACGCTGTCTGGGCACTGCGGTCCCTCGACCTCGCGGACGCCGTCGGTGCCCGGGCGACGGCACTCGAGGGGTCCGGCCTCCGGCGCCCCGACGGGACGTGGATCTCCCGGGTCGACGCAGAAGCAGTGGCGCACCGCACCGGCGCTCCCGCGCTCGGCGTCCTGCGTTCCGACCTGGTCGACGGGCTGGCCGGGGCACTGGGCCGCGAGCTGATCGAGCTCGGCTCGGAGATCACGGACGTGTCCGAGCTGGCCACCAACCTGGTCGTCGGCGCCGACGGCATCGGCTCCCACGTGCGCCGGTCGATGTGGCCGGACCACCCACCTCCCCGGTACGCCGGGTACGCCGCCTGGCGTGCGCTCGTCCCTCATCCCGATCCTGCGTCGTACGTCGCGAGCGAGACCTGGGGACGAGGCCAGCGCTTCGGGGTGGTGCCGGTCGGGCGCGACCAGGCCTACCTCTATGCCACCGCGAGCTGCGCCGAGGACGCCGACCACGGCAACTCCGTAGACGAGCTCAGGAGACGCTTCGGACGGTGGCACGCGCCGATCCCCACGCTGCTCGATGCCCTGGACGGCGCAACGGTTCTTCATCACGACGTGTACGACCTCCACCCATCGCTGACCGACCTGCACCACTCACCCGAGCAGGGGTCCACGGAGGTGGTCCTGGTCGGCGATGCCGCGCACGCCATGGAACCCAACCTCGGCCAGGGCGCCGGCACCGCCCTGGAGGACGCGGTCGTGCTGGCGCACTGCCTCGGCGAGAACGCCGACATCGCCACCGCCGTGATCCGCTACAGCCGGGCGAGAGTGCCACGGGTCGCAGCACTATCGCGACTCGCGCGCCGGATGGGCCGCGTGGCCCAGCTGGAACAGCCCATCCTCGTCTCCGCCCGCGACGCGCTGATCGCCCTCACCCCTGACCGCCTGGCCCGCAACGCAGCAGCCGGCGCCGCCGGCTGGCGCCCACCGAGACCCACCTCCCAGGAGCACCGATGA
- the purQ gene encoding phosphoribosylformylglycinamidine synthase subunit PurQ — MKVGVVTFPGSLDDADAQRAVRLGGHEAIALWHGDHHLQGVDAVVLPGGFSYGDYLRCGAISRFAPVMTEVIEAAGRGLPVLGICNGFQILCESHLLPGALIRNDHRKFACRDQRLRIENNRTAWTGGYAEGAEVTIVLKNGEGGYVADDATLDRLEGEGLVVARYLDDNPNGSMRAIAGITNDRGNVVGLMPHPEHAVEDLTGPGTDGLAFFTGLAVATFA, encoded by the coding sequence GTGAAGGTCGGTGTCGTCACCTTCCCGGGGTCACTCGACGATGCCGACGCGCAGCGCGCCGTACGCCTCGGTGGGCATGAGGCGATCGCCCTCTGGCACGGAGACCACCACCTGCAGGGCGTCGACGCCGTGGTGCTGCCCGGTGGCTTCTCGTACGGCGACTACCTGCGCTGTGGCGCCATCTCGCGGTTCGCGCCGGTGATGACCGAGGTCATCGAGGCGGCCGGCCGCGGCCTGCCGGTGCTCGGCATCTGCAACGGCTTCCAGATCCTGTGCGAGTCGCACCTGCTGCCCGGCGCGCTGATCCGCAACGACCACCGCAAGTTCGCCTGCCGTGACCAGCGCCTGCGCATCGAGAACAACCGCACCGCGTGGACCGGCGGCTACGCCGAGGGCGCCGAGGTGACCATCGTGCTCAAGAACGGCGAGGGCGGCTACGTCGCCGACGACGCCACCCTCGACCGGCTCGAAGGCGAGGGCCTCGTCGTCGCGCGCTACCTCGACGACAACCCCAATGGGTCGATGCGCGCCATCGCCGGCATCACCAACGACCGCGGCAACGTCGTCGGCCTGATGCCCCACCCCGAGCACGCGGTCGAGGACCTCACCGGGCCCGGCACCGACGGGCTCGCGTTCTTCACGGGGCTCGCCGTCGCCACCTTCGCCTGA
- the purS gene encoding phosphoribosylformylglycinamidine synthase subunit PurS yields the protein MARYVVDVMPKPEILDPQGKAVLGALPRLGFDGVADVRQGKRFEIEIDGDATDERRAEVEKMAETLLSNPVIEDFAVRVEETVA from the coding sequence GTGGCCCGCTACGTGGTCGATGTCATGCCCAAACCCGAGATCCTCGACCCGCAGGGCAAGGCCGTCCTCGGCGCGCTGCCGCGGCTCGGCTTCGACGGCGTCGCCGATGTGCGCCAGGGCAAGCGTTTCGAGATCGAGATCGACGGTGACGCCACCGACGAGCGTCGCGCCGAGGTCGAGAAGATGGCCGAGACGCTGCTGTCCAACCCGGTCATCGAGGACTTCGCCGTACGCGTCGAGGAGACCGTCGCGTGA